In Nitrososphaerota archaeon, the genomic window TACCTTGGCATAGGTCAGGAGTATGATGATTTGATACCCTTCGAGCCAGCATTCTTTACGAAGAATCTTTTCAACAGACAGGCAGTAGCTGCAAACTGAAGGCGTTCATATGCCAAAACCAGCATTACCAAACATACTTACCCTTGAAGAACTCTCTCCAAAGCAGATAACTTCAATTCTAGACCTTGCCGACAAGCTGAAGGCTGAAAGAAGGAAAGGGATCATAAGAAGAGGCCTCTCTGGGAAGACCCTCGTGTTGTTGTTCCAAAAGGCATCGACAAGGACTAGGGTAAGCTTTGAAGTGGCAATTGCAGAACTCGGAGGGCATTCCATATTCATCAATCCTTCAGATGCGCAGTTGTCAAGGGGGGAGACAATAGCAGACACTGCAAGGACGTTATCGCGCTTTGCCCACGTGTTAGCAGTGAGGGTCTATGCTCATAAGGACATTGAAGAGCTTTCAGAATACGCAAGCATACCCGTCATCAACGCACTCTCAAACGACTACCATCCATGCCAAGCACTCTCCGACATTCAGACCATAAGAGAAAAGAAGGGCAACTTCAAGAAACTAAAATTGGCTTGGGTAGGGGACGGGAACAATGTCTGCAACGCTTTGCTGGTTGCGTCTGGCAAGGTAGGCCTGAACATGACGGTCGCATCCCCAAAGAAATACGGACCATCAACAAATGCCCTGAAGGCTGCTAAAGAGGCAGCCAGAAAAAGCGGGGCAAATATAGAAATTACAGATGATGCATTAGAAGCAGTAGATGGAGCGGACATACTAGCGACTGACAGTTTCGTTTCGATGGGTTCCGAAGCAGAAGCGAAGGAAAGACTGCAAGCCTTCATCCCAGAGTACCAGGTCACTGCAAAGCTATTCGCAAGAGCAAAGCGCGATGCGATATTCATGCACTGCCTCCCTGCAAAGAGAGGGCAGGAAGTAGAATCAAAAGTCATCGACGGAGCAAGGTCAGTAGTTTGGGAGGAAGCCGAAAACAAACTGCACACACATAAAGCCCTCCTTCAGCTATACCTTACTAACTGAATATCCTCTGAATCGCACTGACTCGAAATCAGCAACCCTTCCGTCTTTTATTGAAATTCCCTCATTACGGAGCATCTCGACCTTCTTCCTTACCCCTCCAGCATATCCCCCAAGCCTTCCATCAGACTGCACAACTCTATGGCATGGAACCTTCGGCGCGTGTGGATTTAGATGCAGGAACTTTCCGATCTGCCTTGAATGATTGGGATGTCCAAGAGCCTTTGCGATGTCGCCATAGGTCCCTACTTTGCCCTCTGGTATCATCGATGTCACTGAATAGACCTGCGATGCAGCGACCTTCAAAGTTTGACTATGCTGAGATTCTTGGACTCTAGTATTTTAAGAATCCTCTGCTTTTCCTGGCCCATGCCCTTCCAGTCAAGGTAAGCGTAAGTGATCTTTTCGCAGCTTTTGGCAAGCAAAGAATCTATTGTATCTTCAGCAACATTCTGGAGGTTGTGTCTTGAGATGAAACCTGCAAGCGCAACATCAGTCTCCGCAAGCAGTCTGGTGAACTTCTCCGAGTAATGTAAACCCCCAAGGCTTATCCCTATCTTATCTGCCCTGCTGAAATTATCCAGAGTTGCTGCTAGCGCTTTGCATATAACAGATGCGCCATGCGTATCAGTCCATTCCTTCTCCGTAGAACCCAATTCTGCAAAAAGGACAGGTTTTTGCAACGACGTCGGCCCGTGATGCGTAGACTCTATAATGATGTCGTAAGGCTTGGCCTCTTCCCTAATCTTCCAGAGGTTCT contains:
- the argF gene encoding ornithine carbamoyltransferase codes for the protein MPKPALPNILTLEELSPKQITSILDLADKLKAERRKGIIRRGLSGKTLVLLFQKASTRTRVSFEVAIAELGGHSIFINPSDAQLSRGETIADTARTLSRFAHVLAVRVYAHKDIEELSEYASIPVINALSNDYHPCQALSDIQTIREKKGNFKKLKLAWVGDGNNVCNALLVASGKVGLNMTVASPKKYGPSTNALKAAKEAARKSGANIEITDDALEAVDGADILATDSFVSMGSEAEAKERLQAFIPEYQVTAKLFARAKRDAIFMHCLPAKRGQEVESKVIDGARSVVWEEAENKLHTHKALLQLYLTN
- a CDS encoding MGMT family protein; this encodes MIPEGKVGTYGDIAKALGHPNHSRQIGKFLHLNPHAPKVPCHRVVQSDGRLGGYAGGVRKKVEMLRNEGISIKDGRVADFESVRFRGYSVSKV